The following are encoded in a window of Rosa chinensis cultivar Old Blush chromosome 4, RchiOBHm-V2, whole genome shotgun sequence genomic DNA:
- the LOC112196315 gene encoding protein IQ-DOMAIN 14 gives MGKTGKWLRSFLTGKKDKDHKDKEKCPTTATTTTTNQNCSPATTHDQNPTTPNSTPKEKRRWSFRRSSATSPASKDSNVVEASPTTPPPVHTTLDFSDNYEQKKHALAVAAATAAVADATAAAAQAAAAVMRLTAAANEKTAAIEEAAAIKIQSVFRSYLARKALCALKGLVKLQALVRGHLVRKQAKATLRCMQALVTAQARARAQRIRMVEDGNTVNPRPSTGRRSLQDNRLRHSYNEFDRGMEENIKIVEMDLGESKGNVKGRNSYSNHTQADRPDSRFSTQSAPNHQPYIKPDNCSNVSPAPSALTQDMMSPGACSGHFEDFSFGTAQSSPQCYSAMSKPDPSRVPFAFPRPDYAEQLSYDYPLYPNYMANTQSSKAKARSQSAPKQRPPDAFERQPSRPRRTSMEGRNHIPRSVKMQRSSSHVGSTAQNYQYPWYNIKLDRSSVSLMESECGSSSTVLTTNTNYCKSLVTFNGHGSRY, from the exons ATGGGAAAGACAGGCAAATGGCTTAGAAGCTTCTTGACAGGAAAGAAAGACAAAGATCACAAGGACAAGGAAAAATGTCCAACTACTgctaccaccaccaccactaatCAGAATTGCTCACCTGCCACTACTCACGATCAGAATCCCACCACTCCAAATTCAACACcaaaggagaagaggaggtGGAGTTTCAGAAGGTCATCTGCCACATCCCCAGCTTCAAAGGACTCAAATGTTGTAGAAGCATCACCAACCACACCACCACCTGTGCACACAACATTGGATTTCTCTGATAATTATGAGCAGAAAAAACATGCCTTGGCAGTGGCAGCAGCCACAGCTGCTGTTGCTGATGCAACTGCAGCAGCTGCACAAGCTGCAGCTGCTGTCATGCGGCTGACAGCAGCTGCCAATGAGAAAACTGCAGCCATTGAAGAGGCGGCCGCCATCAAAATTCAATCTGTATTTCGTTCTTATCTG GCAAGAAAAGCATTGTGTGCATTGAAAGGACTAGTAAAGTTGCAGGCATTGGTAAGGGGTCACCTGGTGAGAAAACAGGCCAAAGCCACGCTGCGGTGCATGCAGGCATTGGTGACAGCACAGGCTCGAGCTCGAGCTCAGAGGATTCGGATGGTTGAAGATGGAAATACTGTTAATCCTAGGCCATCCACCGGCAGAAGGTCTTTACAGGACAATCGGCTCAGGCATTCTTATAAT GAATTTGATAGAGGCATGGAAGAGAACATTAAGATTGTGGAGATGGATCTTGGGGAATCAAAAGGAAATGTGAAGGGCAGAAACAGCTACTCGAATCACACACAAGCCGATCGACCAGACTCTAGATTTTCGACTCAGTCTGCACCAAatcatcaaccatacataaAACCAGACAACTGCAGCAATGTCTCACCAGCTCCGTCAGCTCTGACTCAGGACATGATGAGTCCAGGAGCCTGTAGTGGCCATTTTGAGGACTTTTCCTTCGGAACAGCACAAAGCAGCCCCCAGTGCTACTCTGCAATGTCCAAACCGGATCCATCAAGAGTTCCTTTCGCTTTTCCGAGGCCAGATTATGCAGAACAATTGTCCTATGACTACCCATTGTACCCAAATTACATGGCCAATACACAATCTTCAAAGGCCAAAGCCAGATCACAGAGTGCACCAAAGCAAAGACCTCCAGATGCATTTGAGAGACAACCAAGCCGACCGCGAAGGACATCAATGGAAGGAAGGAATCATATCCCAAGGTCTGTGAAGATGCAGAGGTCATCTTCACATGTAGGTTCCACTGCTCAAAATTACCAGTACCCTTGGTATAATATCAAGCTGGATAGATCCTCAGTTTCACTAATGGAAAGTGAGTGTGGCTCCAGCAGTACTGTGCTCACCACAAATACCAACTACTGCAAATCTCTTGTTACATTTAAT GGACATGGAAGTAGGTACTAA